Proteins from a single region of Candidatus Limnocylindrales bacterium:
- a CDS encoding ester cyclase, which translates to MTTAAARSTEPNETPSDLLSLFGYMRDFEVAYVMDEWSVLEPHFHEDAIHRIDGGALPLGVGGTGREAVIAGLRAGVNAVDRRFDARIPEIVDGPVTRDDGIWMRFELTLRRAGVPDLVVHGEHLARYRDGRIEALSEKVAPGEAARVAAFLVEHDGALRPAGSAFAPPSTGDAALLEAAMGRSLVRCYGGAKSEQDAAAALAVCDPGFSIETIAFGITSRDREDTHAQLEAFFAAFPDYRVTLEGFATGPGVVTCWGRARMTFGGDFLGYRATGRSADAAIFCVFGLAGGTLASERFFFDLAAFCDQIGVPVAELSTSLGLLREADATREATAAA; encoded by the coding sequence ATGACGACAGCCGCCGCCCGATCCACCGAACCGAACGAGACCCCGAGCGATTTGCTGAGCCTGTTCGGCTACATGCGCGACTTCGAAGTCGCCTACGTGATGGACGAATGGAGCGTCCTCGAGCCGCACTTCCATGAGGACGCCATCCATCGGATCGATGGTGGAGCGCTGCCGCTCGGTGTCGGCGGGACGGGACGCGAGGCGGTGATTGCGGGGCTTCGCGCCGGGGTGAATGCCGTCGACCGGCGCTTCGACGCGCGCATTCCCGAGATCGTCGACGGGCCGGTCACGCGCGACGACGGCATCTGGATGCGCTTCGAGCTGACGCTTCGTCGCGCCGGCGTGCCGGATCTCGTCGTGCACGGCGAACACCTCGCGCGCTATCGCGACGGCCGCATCGAAGCGTTGAGCGAGAAAGTCGCGCCCGGCGAGGCTGCGCGCGTTGCGGCTTTTCTTGTCGAGCACGACGGCGCGCTTCGGCCCGCCGGCTCGGCGTTCGCGCCGCCGTCGACTGGCGACGCTGCGCTTCTCGAAGCGGCGATGGGCCGCTCTCTTGTGCGCTGCTACGGCGGTGCCAAGAGCGAGCAGGATGCGGCCGCCGCGCTTGCGGTCTGCGATCCCGGATTTTCGATCGAGACCATCGCGTTCGGCATCACGTCGCGCGACCGCGAAGACACGCATGCGCAGCTCGAGGCCTTCTTCGCGGCGTTCCCCGATTATCGCGTCACGCTCGAAGGCTTCGCGACCGGGCCCGGCGTCGTCACGTGCTGGGGACGCGCGCGCATGACGTTCGGCGGAGATTTTCTCGGCTATCGTGCGACCGGCCGCAGCGCGGACGCTGCGATCTTCTGCGTGTTCGGACTTGCCGGCGGCACGCTTGCGAGTGAACGCTTCTTCTTCGACCTTGCGGCGTTCTGCGACCAGATCGGCGTCCCGGTCGCAGAGCTGTCGACAAGCCTCGGACTGCTTCGCGAAGCCGACGCGACTCGAGAGGCGACTGCGGCGGCATGA
- a CDS encoding GNAT family N-acetyltransferase — protein MSIRPSAEEKPASDSGSVRIRDARRDDVPLIAQVLEMAGRGHLERGPWNLIYPDPVELMRALEHFAGGATRTWCHHSLFHVAEQGGVASAALVTFEPAELGDTSLAIPLYESFSLLGWTPERIAGVGPLVAPYLECFPDMPAGTWIVENVGTLESARRQGLVRLLLERAVELGRERGWKQAQISCLIGNDPAQRAYERAGFEVVEERRSAAFEKLIGAPGFSRMTRRL, from the coding sequence ATGAGCATTCGACCGTCCGCTGAAGAAAAGCCCGCGAGCGATTCCGGCAGCGTTCGCATTCGCGACGCGCGGCGTGACGACGTGCCGCTGATTGCGCAGGTTCTCGAGATGGCCGGCCGCGGTCATCTCGAGCGCGGCCCTTGGAACCTGATCTATCCCGATCCGGTCGAGCTCATGCGCGCGCTCGAGCATTTCGCCGGCGGCGCGACCAGAACCTGGTGTCACCATTCACTGTTCCATGTCGCCGAGCAGGGCGGCGTCGCGTCGGCGGCACTCGTCACATTCGAGCCGGCCGAGCTCGGCGATACGTCGCTCGCAATTCCTCTGTACGAGTCGTTCTCGCTGCTCGGCTGGACGCCGGAAAGGATCGCAGGCGTGGGGCCGCTCGTCGCGCCTTATCTCGAATGCTTTCCGGACATGCCGGCCGGCACGTGGATCGTCGAGAATGTCGGCACGCTCGAGTCGGCGCGGCGGCAAGGCCTCGTGCGCCTTCTGCTCGAACGCGCTGTCGAGCTCGGGCGCGAGCGCGGATGGAAACAGGCGCAGATCTCGTGCCTGATCGGCAATGACCCGGCGCAGCGGGCGTACGAGCGCGCCGGGTTTGAGGTCGTCGAGGAGCGTCGCAGCGCGGCGTTCGAGAAACTGATCGGAGCACCGGGATTTTCGCGCATGACGCGCAGGCTTTGA
- a CDS encoding PLP-dependent aminotransferase family protein: MVPLARVLWVKLDGEGALHRQLYRALRASILDGRLGPDERLPSTRSFARELGLSRNTVLQAIDQLVAEGYASGRVGSGTYVASELPQPPRGPRTLGSASTVSSLGGAQPRLSSLGERLSLVAPPGRASWSPWPELLPYDFRYGEPSFSDLPMDAWSRILGRRARRLSARRLAYQPPGGAAELREALAGYLGRARGVVCSPDDIVIVHGSQQAVDLVARLLVNPGDPVVIEEPHYTGFSFCLNAAGASLVHIGVDEHGLRTDDLEHVEDARLVCVTPSHQYPTGAVLSLARRLALIDWATRHESYVLEDDYDGEFRFDGKPIECLQALDRSGRVIYTGTASKLLFPSLRIGWLIAPPALAPYCLNAKALADTGTPSIEQFALADFISEGHLERHARKARTRTAARRRALLESVDSELAGRVEVLGASAGLHVLMKIPDMDARDVTRLRQACRELGVGVYPAGPFYSKPPAHAELLLGYAALSEETIREGIKRLRRALDLM; the protein is encoded by the coding sequence ATGGTACCGCTTGCGCGCGTGCTGTGGGTCAAACTCGACGGCGAAGGCGCCCTTCATCGCCAGCTCTACCGTGCACTGCGCGCGTCGATCCTCGACGGGCGTCTCGGGCCGGACGAGCGGCTTCCGTCGACGCGTTCGTTTGCGCGCGAGCTCGGCCTGTCGCGCAACACCGTCCTGCAGGCGATCGACCAGCTCGTAGCGGAAGGCTACGCGAGCGGGCGCGTAGGATCGGGAACTTACGTCGCGTCCGAGCTACCCCAACCGCCGCGCGGCCCGCGTACGCTCGGCTCCGCGTCTACGGTTTCGTCCCTGGGCGGCGCACAGCCTCGCCTGTCGTCGCTCGGCGAACGTCTCTCGCTCGTCGCTCCACCGGGCCGCGCATCGTGGAGCCCGTGGCCCGAGCTTCTGCCGTACGACTTCCGTTACGGAGAACCGTCGTTCTCCGACCTTCCGATGGACGCATGGTCGCGGATTCTCGGCCGCCGCGCGCGCCGGCTTTCTGCGCGGCGTCTCGCGTATCAGCCGCCCGGCGGCGCCGCCGAGCTTCGCGAAGCGCTGGCCGGATATCTTGGCCGCGCGCGCGGCGTCGTCTGTTCACCGGACGACATCGTCATCGTGCACGGCTCGCAGCAGGCCGTCGACCTGGTCGCACGGCTGCTCGTCAATCCCGGAGATCCGGTCGTCATCGAGGAGCCGCATTACACCGGCTTTTCGTTCTGCTTGAACGCTGCAGGGGCGAGTCTCGTGCACATCGGCGTCGACGAGCACGGGCTGCGCACCGACGACCTCGAGCATGTCGAGGACGCGCGCCTTGTCTGCGTGACGCCGTCGCATCAGTACCCGACCGGCGCCGTGCTTTCGCTGGCGCGACGCCTCGCGCTGATCGACTGGGCCACGCGGCACGAGAGCTACGTGCTCGAAGACGACTACGACGGGGAGTTCCGTTTCGACGGCAAGCCGATCGAATGCCTGCAGGCGCTCGATCGCAGCGGACGCGTGATCTACACCGGAACCGCATCCAAGCTGCTGTTTCCGTCGCTGCGGATCGGGTGGCTGATCGCACCGCCGGCGCTTGCGCCGTACTGCCTCAACGCCAAGGCGCTCGCCGACACCGGCACTCCATCGATCGAGCAGTTCGCGCTCGCCGACTTCATCTCCGAAGGCCATCTCGAGCGTCATGCCCGCAAGGCCCGCACCAGAACGGCCGCACGGCGTCGGGCCCTTCTCGAGAGCGTCGACAGCGAGCTGGCAGGTCGCGTCGAGGTGCTCGGTGCAAGCGCCGGCCTGCATGTGCTGATGAAGATTCCGGACATGGATGCGCGCGATGTGACGCGGCTACGCCAGGCGTGTCGTGAGCTCGGCGTCGGGGTTTATCCGGCGGGGCCTTTTTACTCGAAGCCGCCCGCGCACGCGGAGCTGCTGCTTGGCTACGCGGCGCTCAGCGAAGAGACGATTCGTGAAGGGATCAAGCGTCTTCGGCGTGCGCTCGATCTCATGTAG
- a CDS encoding alpha/beta hydrolase: protein MNSSNGTDPAKTYRSAAVEHHDLGDASLAVRRFGSGPALVFIHGFPTHGYTWRFLLPELAKNFTCYTVDLAGLGDSRFDARTDFRFTAQARRVAELLAKLGIERCALVAHDTGATIARLVALAEPSRVRRQALINTEIPGHRPPWIPLYCRTAKLPGAALSFRPLLSSKWYVRSGMGFGAFYSDHSLFDDPTRLGPYLDPLLSSRERMNGMLGYLTGIEWNVVDGLKERHASLQGPTLLLWGEDDVTFPVAYAERMVPEFAGRAKLVRIPRASLMPHEERPEAVLESLAPFLAEYAASA, encoded by the coding sequence ATGAACAGCAGCAACGGCACGGACCCCGCGAAGACGTATCGGTCCGCGGCAGTCGAGCATCACGATCTCGGCGACGCATCGCTCGCCGTGAGAAGGTTCGGCAGCGGACCCGCGCTGGTGTTCATTCACGGATTTCCGACGCACGGGTATACGTGGCGTTTCCTGCTTCCGGAGCTCGCGAAGAATTTCACGTGCTACACGGTGGATCTTGCCGGCCTCGGCGACAGCAGGTTCGACGCACGCACCGATTTCCGTTTCACCGCGCAGGCACGCCGCGTCGCCGAGCTTCTCGCGAAGCTCGGCATCGAGCGCTGCGCGCTCGTCGCGCACGACACCGGTGCGACCATCGCGCGCCTCGTCGCGCTCGCGGAGCCGTCGCGCGTCAGGCGACAGGCACTGATCAACACGGAAATTCCGGGTCACCGTCCGCCATGGATTCCGCTCTACTGCAGGACCGCGAAGCTTCCCGGCGCCGCGCTGTCATTCCGCCCGCTTCTGTCATCGAAGTGGTACGTGCGCTCTGGGATGGGATTCGGCGCGTTCTACTCGGATCACAGCCTGTTCGACGATCCGACGCGTCTCGGCCCCTACCTCGATCCGCTGCTGTCATCGCGGGAGCGCATGAACGGCATGCTCGGATATCTGACCGGCATCGAGTGGAACGTGGTCGATGGTCTGAAGGAGCGCCACGCGTCGCTCCAGGGACCGACGCTGCTTCTGTGGGGTGAGGACGACGTGACGTTCCCCGTCGCATACGCTGAGCGTATGGTTCCGGAGTTTGCCGGCCGCGCGAAGCTCGTTCGCATCCCGCGAGCGTCGCTGATGCCGCACGAAGAGCGGCCGGAGGCGGTGCTGGAAAGCCTCGCGCCGTTTCTCGCGGAGTACGCGGCCTCGGCCTGA
- a CDS encoding SDR family oxidoreductase produces MADDRRIGETVLITGASTGIGREIAKEFASRGYNLVLVARNEARLQVLARELATEFPITARVIPADLATADGPSRVFRAVSGQGIAIDILVNNAGIMHYSPFVEQGTEKSLEIVRLNVLALTAMTNLFLQPMVARGRGRVLNVASVAAFQPTPLIAVYGATKAYVLSLTEALSAELSGTGVTITALCPGFTSTEMLDKFADEAGDNVIPEFLKLDAAAVAREGVDACLEGTTIQVNGLTYKFLLMLESWQPRWVIRTVGGIVSRAFRPAP; encoded by the coding sequence ATGGCAGACGACAGGCGGATCGGCGAAACGGTTCTCATCACAGGGGCTTCGACCGGCATCGGACGCGAGATCGCGAAAGAGTTCGCGTCGCGCGGCTACAATCTCGTGCTGGTCGCCCGCAACGAAGCCAGGCTTCAGGTGCTTGCGCGCGAGCTCGCGACGGAATTTCCGATCACGGCGCGCGTGATCCCGGCGGATCTGGCGACGGCCGATGGTCCGTCACGGGTGTTCCGCGCAGTCAGCGGTCAGGGCATCGCCATCGATATCCTCGTCAACAACGCGGGCATCATGCACTACTCGCCGTTCGTCGAGCAGGGAACCGAGAAGAGCCTGGAGATCGTGCGGCTGAACGTCCTCGCGCTCACCGCAATGACGAACCTCTTCCTGCAGCCGATGGTTGCGCGCGGCCGCGGCCGCGTTCTCAACGTCGCCTCGGTGGCCGCGTTCCAGCCGACGCCGCTGATCGCCGTCTACGGCGCGACCAAGGCTTATGTGCTGTCACTGACCGAAGCTCTCTCCGCCGAGCTCAGCGGCACGGGCGTCACGATCACGGCGCTGTGCCCGGGCTTCACGTCGACCGAGATGCTCGACAAGTTTGCCGACGAAGCCGGCGACAACGTGATTCCGGAGTTCCTCAAGCTCGACGCCGCGGCCGTCGCGCGCGAAGGCGTCGATGCGTGCCTCGAAGGCACGACGATTCAGGTCAACGGGCTGACGTACAAATTTTTGCTGATGCTCGAGAGCTGGCAGCCGCGCTGGGTGATCCGCACGGTCGGCGGGATCGTTTCGCGAGCATTTCGGCCCGCGCCGTAA